The following nucleotide sequence is from Synchiropus splendidus isolate RoL2022-P1 chromosome 14, RoL_Sspl_1.0, whole genome shotgun sequence.
aaattaaaaataaataaaataaaaatacgcTGAATCTGTTTGTTCAAACTTAAATCTATACGACTTTGAAATaccaataataacaacaacagtaataataataacaataatgataataataatatgaagggTTTTTGCGAGTCATAATTTAAGggttatgaaaatgaaattatggCGGGTCCAGTATTTCcattcaccatcatcatcatcaccttaaTTCCATGTTAAATAAGTTACGGTTGCAGAGTGGAATGTTCCAGTGAAGCAAGAGCTTCAGGAGAACATGGAGTCAGTCAGGCCTGTGCTCTTGAAGTCCTCCGAGACGCGTCTGGAGTGCTGCATCTTGGCTGACAGCGCATCCAAAATGTCGTTCTGGTCCACAGCAGTGGCTGTTTTGTAGATGAACGCGCCCATCGACTCCAACCCTCGCATTCCTAGATTCACCCCGCagcctggaggagagagagcagagggtgaGAATGAGGCAGAGTTGCCCTCAAAAGTCGACCTGAGAAAAGTAGATAACTCCTTGAATAAACGGTAACTGAGTTCGTCAACTAACCCTTGAAGAAACTCTGTAAAGCAGCAGCGGTACCTGTGTCGAAGTTGAGGACGCGAGCCGCTTCCCCCTCCACGGTCACTGCGACGTTGTCGCCCTCGATGAACGCGGCGCTGACGCGACGGTGCGACAGCTGGATCTCAAACAGTCGCCTGCTGCACTGCATGTGGTACAGAGTCATGTCGTTGAGGCGGGGCTCGATGTCCGTCTTGTACGCGTTGAAAGACTGATGGAAAACGTTCTTCATAATCTGTAAGGAAAGAACAGGAAAAtatgtttaataaaataaataaaccttcgATTCAGATCAGACCGCGGCTTCAGGACTGTGGTTGTAACCATCGTAGGAAAAGAAGTAGGAGTATTAGTAGTGACAGATGTGGACATTTGAACACTGTTCTTAGATACTACTGATAAATCgtgggaaaatatgaatatatcaataataatacaatCATTACAGTAAAGCTATGTAATTACTAGTTCTTGTAATTGTAGTAAGTAGTGGGAGTAGATATTGGATGAGATGGTTGCAGGATTGTTGGGCTGAGTTCATTGCAATATTAGTCACAGTAACAGCAATGGCAGTAATCTGTGTAGTTGCAGTACAGTAGACATAGCAGTAGTAGACATAGCAGTAGTAGAAGAAGCAGTATTAATAGTAGTTGATGTAGCAGTAGTAATTACCAACATCAAATTTATGACAGCTTTCCGAAGTAGTTGTACACATAGTAGCAGTCGTATGCAGCAGTAGCAATAGTATTACTTGTCAAAGACGAAGTACTGTCTCTAGTAGAGGTAGTAGAAATGACAGTTGTATTAATGGCAGCAGTAGAAGTATCAGTACATTCACATGAGTAGTAGTAGAATTAAAGGCAGTGGTGCATGTAGCCGTAAGTGGTATCCTACAAAATGAAAGTACCGGCAATAATGCAGCGGTATATGGGAACAATAGGAGCACAGGTGATAGGAGTCGTGACATTAAGGAACCCACAGCAGCTGTGCTCTCGAGTGGTCTGAACCAGAGTGTCAGTAGTAGTATTCATGCACAGGAGGAAACTGCAGGAGGTAACTTTGCAATACAGTATTAAATGTGATTTATCAACGATTGGACACTGTGAATTCAGGTGGTTTATTCCGACAGACGTCCAGAGGACACTCAGCTGTTGAATCTATCTTGTACGTTTCCACTCGCCGTCACATGACTGAAAATACGAAGGTGGATGACATTTAAATCAGCCGTCGATCAttgcgctctccagctcttcccTCCTTCGTCCACTCTCACGTCGGTTACCAAGTAACCGAACGCACGAGTGGTCGGCCACATAGCAACAAGCTCTCCAAGAACGCTCTTGATCTGAACCTGCGCTCACTTCCAGGATCAGACAAACACTCGACAGGAGAGTAAATCAAACCGGCCGCTCGTTCTGACGTCAAACACTTGCTGTTGTTGGGCTCCATGTATCCGCTGCTGAGGGCCAGACGACGCTGGCTCTGCTTGGTGAAAGGTGGCGAGGAAGGAGGCTCACTCATGTTGTGACTCACTGTGCCTCAGCACAGAGGTGTGTGTTCGGCAGCAAGAAGAGAAGCTCTCACCGAGGAGTTGGCCGTGTGTCTGAGGAAGCGGACCATCTTGGTGTCGTTGGCGCGGCACACCAGAGCCATGTAGCGGTTCCTGAAGGTTCCGTAGATCTTCAAGTGGAATCCAGGTTTGGCTGTGGGGTTTCTGTGCTCCCGGACCGACTCCACTCCGTAGGCAGACAGGTCGAAGTACAGGCTGTGGGCCCGGATCTCTGGGGTGGGCACCTGAAGAGAGCAAGAGACTATGGTTCCATATGGTGGACCTGCTCATGAGCTTCCACTCCCTCCACCTGCAGTCACCAGTGCACCTGGCTGCATTCACAATATTGTTCTTCTGCACGCCATTTAGTTTACATTTTCGTCACGCTGCTCCTTCCGGAGCTTTTGTTGTAGAGACGCGTTTCGAAAGCCAAAACGTGCAGCCTGACCGGGAACGGTGTACTATTACTTTTATCTGACCTTGGTGCCAGAATTCCAGGGATAGTCCAGAACCATTGTTACCcatttttcccattgaaaatgaatgggaagagGATTCAACACTTTAGAAATTTGCCTCTACTTCAACAGCTCGCAGCTCCCCCAAACTTCGGCCGAGAAACTCTGTGAGAATCTCAAAACGCAGCCGCACTCGTCCTCTGTTGCccaaaaaaacagatcagagcCAAGTAGTATCGTTTTTCCACAAATTGGGCTCAAAGACCCTGAGATTTGCCAGAAATCGAAAAGTTAGCTTGAGCAATAAAGCTGGTTAGAGTGGAGCAGTCGAAATCTGGTCATGTCGAGTTTCTAAACTGCGATAGCTGCCAAACGGTGAGacgcagaaacatgaaaataaccagttttgtagtcacacttgtcctctctcgtaaaatgtgctcagaattaTTGTAGCATTTTCTCAATTAGCGTGAAAGACGCCAACGTGAGGTCAAACCGTTTTTGCCatattgaaaatgcattggagCTCTGTGGCTGCTGCTCGAAAATCGCGGCAAAGTTAGTCGTTTTCAACTTGCCATCCTGGCCAAACCATAGCCTGTAGACTCATGAAATTTGGAGATGAAAGCCTCAGGATATTTGATTCTGCGATTTTTCTCTATCTGCTATGGTTTCCAAGATACAGCCGTGTGAAAGGGGGGGGGCGTTGCCCTGGCGACGGAGTTGCAGAGtaggggaaaggtcacagcCTGGTCAAACTGCAGCCCCAGACACTGGGGCATATTTTTTGAGATAGAGACGTTGTTCAAATCTGCAAATGTAGCTGCAGGCCTCCATTGATAGCATGAGCAGCGCGGTCGCACACAGTGCATTCACAAGCTGTTCATTCATAAACGGCAGCGTCTACTCTTGACATTAATATAGTGCTCATAACTGTCTGGTGCTCTGCTGCAACTGCAGTGAATGATACAAACTGTTATTAAAACACGGAAGAAACTTGTGAGTGACTATTGGCTGTCAATTGAACTTTATGAGGCTTGCTAACGCAGAGGTGTCCGGCACCGTATCCTGTTTCGAcagcttcatttttaaaacaaacaagagcAGCTTGATCATTAACTCAGGCGACGCATGCAAGTGTGTCCACCTGTCTCTGGTCCAGACGCTCGATGGCGGCGTTGGCTCCGTAGGCGTGACAGGACTCCACCGTGTAGTCGGAGCTGATTCCTAAAACCGAGCAGGAGTCTCCACACGAGCCGTCCGCCACCACGATCACACGAGGCCACTCGGCGCGGGGGATCCGTCTGAGGAAGTCTTCTGTGAACTGAGACGCCACAGCCGTCATGAAAAGGCTGTGAGCTGTGTTGGTTTACATTCTGTGGGGCGACGGCCGCATTCAGCAATGGAAGTCTGTAGTAGaaaaactactactttagaaaGAAGTTAAGAACTATAGAGCTTTCAAAGAAGCCTGAGAAAAACAGCTGAACAACAAAATGGATGGTTCAGTCAGGAAAACCTGTTGAAATGTCAACATGAGTTTGATGTAATCGGTTGGTTCTCTGCCATGACACAAATATTCACTGAACATGAATCCAGTGTTTGGACAGAGCTGAGGTTACACGCAAGCTGCTGTGACACCAGTGGAGGTCACGCTGGTGTCAGCGGGTTACTCCTTTGTTCTGAGTCGTGTGAGGGGAACGGACTGTACTCATGCTGCTCGTGTGGCATTCAGGGAACaccaaaatatatttgtcaaGTATAATATgaattgtcttgtcttgttttgttttgttttgttaacgctaactttatttgtttaaatttcGATTTTAACTTTTGTTCAGTTGTTtcgctttattttgttttttttttctctcatgtaCATGTGTatgtcttccatttcagtttggttgaatacatttcttttttaatagaTTAGATGTTTCTTTAATTCTTGTATCATATTTTCTATCTCTATTTCTCCTTGCCATCACAAACGTTGGAAATTCCTAAAGAGTCACGATCATTGGACGAACAATTCCTTGCATATTGCTAATATATTCGGCAAATAAAACTTTGGAAATATTGATTCTGATTTCTCtgcttttattgtatttttttttttaattaaatgtccAATCAAAAGACCAATTTATTGTCCTTCGACATTCAAAACAAAGTTGCGCAACGAGCTTTAATTCCAGTCATTGTAGCCCTTTTACAACTTCCGTCGATGAAGTTCTGGAGTGACGTACCTTGGTCCCCAGCTGGACCTTGACCTGGacctcctgcttcttctgctccaggATGCTGAGCAGATACTCCTGGAAGACTCCGATCCTGGTGAAGAAGTGCTCGTTGTGCCAGCAGCCTTCCATGTTATCGAAGTCCACCCCGAGCCCCAGCAGGAACCGGACACTGCGCGGGTCCAGAGCGATCTGCTGCGGTCTGCAGAGCAGCGAGCTCCGGTACCGCTCGTCCACTATCGTCAGCTTCAGCACCTTTCCGGAGCGGACAGCGACCAGTGCCGCCGTCAGTCCCACGGGACCGGACCCCACGATGAGCACGGAGACCCTGGCGCGCCACTGTCTGAGCGAGTCCACACTGACTTTGACCACCACGTAGACCGCCACGGCCAGCAGCGTGCTGACGGCGGTGTCGTAGACCAGGGTCTGGTGCTGCTCCTCGGCAGTCCCGGTGCTCCCGACTCCATCACCGGACACCATCACACCGGCGGACCTGGACACAAGAACCAGACTTGCCCTGCTCCCTCTACTTCTGAGGCGAGTCTGCTCTCACTGCTGCTCTCACACGCTCGCTCTTTCACgcttcctccctcccctcctctctatTTTCCTGTGCGCACTTGTAAcaactttttgaaaaaaaaaaaaaaaaaaaaaaaaaaagactaacaAATAACCACAGATCATGTTTCGCTTTGCACTTTACAATttctaatattaaaaaaaaaaaaaagccccatcCAATgtctggcccgggggccatttgtggcccttCACCAGCTCATGCTTCTGAACATCACAGCTGAGCATATAGATAATGGTGGGAGCTCAGCGTATCCTTCTCCACTCCTCCACCAAAGTCCCTCACACATTGCGCGCATCAAACTCTCCGATGTTCTCACTGGACCTTCACACTTCGCACACCATCCTTCACAGTTATCCCGTTTAAGAGGCCAATATATTGAGTGCgctcacatcttcatcatcctcaccagcATATCGCACAAACCTTCACTATCCCCAGACTCGATTTAGCAGCAGTCTCTGAACTGCTGATGCATACTTGCATGTCAATATCTTAGGGGTCTCTATCTACCTGAGGACgctcctttcttcttctcctccctgccATGGAGACACTTTACCATGGCGACAGCTGATGACATGTTGAACAGAAGCCTCACAACTAGTAACCGACAAGATGGGGCGGCGTGAACTGATCTTGAAAGGGAAATATCTTTAGTGTTGCATGCATCATGGGACTTAGAGTGTGAGAGCGTCAACCCTGCAGAACAACAATGATCCACAAGTAAGTGGCAGGCCATGTGGAGTTATATAGCGGGCTGGAGGTGGCCCGCGGGCCTGGAGTTTGGTGAAATTTTCAAACTCCAAATGGAAGTACGGGTGTCTAGTGTAGCTTGTCTTCTCATCCTCGAGTGTCTTGGTCCAGAAATGCTCTGTAGAAGAGCAGAGGTGACTAacactggagctgctgccatTTGTCCTCAGATAATTGGTTTTCACCTCCAGCTCAGGTGCCTGGCAACCATCATCCTGTCCTGCCAGTCCggatgaaaagaaaatggaaggTCTAATTACAGCTCAGAGCTGACCTCTAACCGCGAACTCTGCTGGAGGAAGTGGACAGAGCCTCCTCCAGGAGACAGAGAAGAGATCAGGCTGGTCCACAGCCTCCTCAACTGTGAGACGTGGGATGAACTGGAGCGAAGCtgacagggaacctttgtcagtgcaggagttcctggtccactgatcacacagatgcacaagacacgtcgcagctaggatgagaacaacaacaacaaacatggaggaatcatccctgaaccaaagcaaacaaaagcaacctgtttgctttggttcagggatgtttttcgctacacaatggccagggtttccactactctgaatggacttgaaattcttatacacatattttcaagacattaaaagagctttagtttaaatcaggtgatataaaaacttgaatatagacaccaaactgtcaaactgatgcaaaataaacaatattttgttgtttaaatgtatgtatcatttgattcaaattcattcaaattgaaaaatgtggctccttgttgcaaatattcttgtaccattaaactgcgataaattgagattaatcacaaattctctaattacctagtttaatttttgtaatcgaatcccacccttaGTAATTTCATAATCGCACatggtttttatttaaaattttctcTTACActtctttctttgggtttgacgccCCTCTCACCCAATATATATCCTGGAACCTTAGGAAATGTACTTGCTCACCACTGCTCAAGACCAACTCACTCCATGCTAAAGAACGCTGTTGCCATTAGAGATActaaccatccatccatgactCCTGTTCATGGAGCTCAGCGGATAGATCACATGTCCAAATCTGCATATGAGCAGAGGAGGTCACCAGTGAGGGAGACTTGATGTTAAATCCTGAACTGAACAACCTCATGGAATCTCCAGCTAAGAAAGGCAACACCCTCTTTAAATGTCTATGTCTGTGGGCCACCATGTTTGTTATAGTGCAGGAGCAGCACTGGATTTCTACTACTGCCCTCCATGCTTTGATTTGTTCTCTGTATCTGCCATATTGAGctcatttctattttaaaatgtaaagtgGGTTCCTCTGTCGGCCTTGGATTATAAGGCCCTGCTGAAGAGCAGTCAGGTCTGGGTATGTGCTTCAAAAAGACTCCTCTCTCTGTGTGCAGCATTCCTCTGCTGATGAAATCCCAAAGCATCTGACGTGGTTAAACAAGTAAAGAAGTCCTGATACGCTTCACGCAGTCGCTTTTGAGACCTTGACTGAGTAAATGTCAGAGCCAACACTGTGAAGCAACAGAGCACACTGGAGCAGAGCCAACATACTCTTGATATCTCAAGGGCAGCACCATCAGTGCTGTGGGGGGGAGACACACCAGGACCCCAGGTTCAGTGAGTTCAAGagttttgtgttaaaaaaacaaaacaaacaaactccatTTGAGGGTGGTGAAGTATCCAACTGTCCAGCGGAGTCGTGACGAACTCCTGCCGACCAATGACGTGGTGGTTCTGACATAAAGAGCTTGTCGAATCGCCATGGTAACACAGTGTGTGTTATAAGGTCAAGAATGACGTCGCATCTTAGAAAATCTGGGAGAGGTTACTAGTAGCAACCGAGCGCCACTGTATTGTTTTGAATCAATTTTCTGGATGATTCTATTAACTGTGTGTGATTGCAGTCTTCTCCTGTTGaaggatgtgttttttttaaagaacattGCGTCATGAAAGAGGCAAAATATCTTCCCGGAGTGAATAATTTATTCCAGAGgagtgaaaagaagaaaatgaattaaaaaaaagaattttaatGACAGGAGAACATCATGGTTATGTAATAAAACTTACAAAAACACTGActcatcatcatgaaaaacTTGAGCAGCTAATGTTGCTGTCATGTTGCAGTTGTCCTCCACTCCTTTAGTAACACGTTGCCGGTCATGGTGAGCATCACAGAGCGTTGTATTCCACACACTTGGACGGGACGGTGGTGAAGTGTTTCTGGCAGATGGTCATGAGTCTCTTCAATCCCTGCAAGGAGACACGACCTTGTCACCTTAAACAACTTACAGTGCTGAATGGAATATTTGAACCTCACCTGAATGTACTTCCTCTGCGTCTCATCGTTCAGAACGTGAGCCACGTGTTTCGAGAAGATCTTTTCTCGACCTGTACGGGCGTGAATGCCGACCATGGTCACGCCGATGGGCCAGGGAGCGTTTCCGATCGCCATCTGCAGGTACGCATCATTGGCCTGGCAAACAAGCAGCACTGTGTTAAACACATGTACACTGACTGCACAAAAGACGTAACAAACCTTCACATATTCCCTCTCCAACATGAACTTGATGATATCGGTGATGGACTCTTTGATGTCTGCTGATAATGTCTGGAAGAATCCGAGTTTATTAGAGTTGAAAGACGTGGTTCTATCTTTGGATTTCTACCTTCTTCCTGAGCTTCCGGAACAAAGGTTTGAGGTAAGACTCGGTCTGAGAGTGTGTTGCGCTGGCCAGCTTTCCCTGGACGCTGCGTTTCACATGGTCTTCCCTGCTGTTCAGATCTTTGGCCCAAACTCCGAGAAGGAACTGAAATATACAAGCAAACTGTGGCGTTGAAAGAAACACTTTGATGTgtggaaacaaaagaagaaaagtgaaTCGTAATTTTACACTTAATCCGTAGCAAACTCCATTTTAAAACCACCTTTTGTCACTGCTGCATGTAAGATAACATTTCATCGATGCCCTCAAGTGGCACATTTGCAAAAGCATCAACAAGGAGACAGGAGGGTTTCACATCTAGAATGAAGTCACTGTAGCAAATTTCATTCCAACCCAGGAAGGCacagaaataaacacatcaAAAGTCTTACCCTCAAAAACTTATCAATGACATCCATGTCTCCGTGGTCGTCTCCTCTGCCCAGATTTTTGCCAAGCGCCTGAGAGACAATCATCAGAACCGCAGGTCCAAATGTTGCCTATAAGGCGTGAAACTACAGCATCAATTTACCTCGAGCTCCTCGATGGTCGTGTTTTCTTCGTGCACTTTCAGATCATGCTGGGTGTCAACCTCCCCGGGTTCTGTTCCGCCGACTATTTCATTCAGATACTGCTGGTCGATTTTGTCCATGGCAGCCTTCAGGTCGTTCCTCAAGCCCTGCACACACATGCCGCGGTTCATTCATTCAACCCTTAACAAGGCACAAGATACAGCCTTAAGTAACTAGGGACGACCGATGTCACTGTTATGGTCCCGATACCGATACCTTAGCTTTGGGTATTGACCGATACCGATACTCGTGAATATCAGAGAGTCATATTAGCCTGCTTTCTTTCACGAACAATTCCTTCATGTTTAGCAGATCAGTCGGCTGAAAGGGgtgtttcttttaaaatgtCGCTGTATATGATCGAAATGTGCTGATTCTCAACCCATTTGCAGCAATAGCTTGGCGCCACATTAGTTTACTGGTGTAATCTCACGGTTATCCACATCATGCGAGTCGCCACACAGCATGGAAGCTCTGTGATTGATGGGATCTCtgatgctgatgacaggaggaaactgcagataagttccaaactttaaacaatcttAGCTTTTTAATCGCAGGATTATTTGGGGCGTATCTTTTGGCACTAAGCTCGGCTCTCCACTGCTGTACAGCGAGGTGCGCTTGAGAGCATCGGAGTTGGCTGCACGGCACACAGCAACTGAATGCGAGCAAAATAGTtgaacagggatcaaaattcacgtggttctatttatttatttaagactTCAGATATATTTTGttcgaatgaatgaatgtttaaatgtgtgagcGTTCAGAAAACAAATTAACAGCTGATACAATtgtatgcttatcttgcataaatatagaAAAGAGGTGAACAACCTTAGCTTGTcataagggaaagaatcataaaaatatgttggtttttttcttttagtaaTAAGGTTCAGTCCAGTAAAAGTACTGCACAGGAGAcctctgcatctgaaagtgttattgtggcaacagctactgagttcatctcatTTAACGCttcttatttgactcagatgtttgtctttatagaaagttatttttgaacaaatagatgtttacagctagtgtttttacaaagcaaaCTGTTAAGTCAGTCATTGACATGGCGTGTTGGGAGGTGAAttggctgggggcggggctttggacgccctgtttcaaaatcctaccTTTTGCATCAACATGACAACTAAACATAAAGTTTAAATAATCGCTGTCATGACAGCACTCAAATTAAGTCTGCTGCATGTGAAAGAGCTCCAAGGCGTCCAGCCTTTGCATGGTTTGAGG
It contains:
- the prpf18 gene encoding pre-mRNA-splicing factor 18 isoform X1; the encoded protein is MDIIKAEIARKRKLLEEKKLVDDSKKCFKRSDLAQKEREDYLIRSGYKVQREPSHCQIDKEEEDEPSSSANPVLELELTEEKLPMTLSRQEAIRRLRERGEPIRLFGESDYDAFQRLRKIEILTPEVNKGLRNDLKAAMDKIDQQYLNEIVGGTEPGEVDTQHDLKVHEENTTIEELEALGKNLGRGDDHGDMDVIDKFLRFLLGVWAKDLNSREDHVKRSVQGKLASATHSQTESYLKPLFRKLRKKTLSADIKESITDIIKFMLEREYVKANDAYLQMAIGNAPWPIGVTMVGIHARTGREKIFSKHVAHVLNDETQRKYIQGLKRLMTICQKHFTTVPSKCVEYNAL
- the si:dkey-234i14.6 gene encoding uncharacterized protein si:dkey-234i14.6, whose product is MVSGDGVGSTGTAEEQHQTLVYDTAVSTLLAVAVYVVVKVSVDSLRQWRARVSVLIVGSGPVGLTAALVAVRSGKVLKLTIVDERYRSSLLCRPQQIALDPRSVRFLLGLGVDFDNMEGCWHNEHFFTRIGVFQEYLLSILEQKKQEVQVKVQLGTKFTEDFLRRIPRAEWPRVIVVADGSCGDSCSVLGISSDYTVESCHAYGANAAIERLDQRQVPTPEIRAHSLYFDLSAYGVESVREHRNPTAKPGFHLKIYGTFRNRYMALVCRANDTKMVRFLRHTANSSIMKNVFHQSFNAYKTDIEPRLNDMTLYHMQCSRRLFEIQLSHRRVSAAFIEGDNVAVTVEGEAARVLNFDTGCGVNLGMRGLESMGAFIYKTATAVDQNDILDALSAKMQHSRRVSEDFKSTGLTDSMFS
- the prpf18 gene encoding pre-mRNA-splicing factor 18 isoform X2; its protein translation is MDIIKAEIARKRKLLEEKKLVDDSKKCFKRSDLAQKEREDYLIRSGYKIDKEEEDEPSSSANPVLELELTEEKLPMTLSRQEAIRRLRERGEPIRLFGESDYDAFQRLRKIEILTPEVNKGLRNDLKAAMDKIDQQYLNEIVGGTEPGEVDTQHDLKVHEENTTIEELEALGKNLGRGDDHGDMDVIDKFLRFLLGVWAKDLNSREDHVKRSVQGKLASATHSQTESYLKPLFRKLRKKTLSADIKESITDIIKFMLEREYVKANDAYLQMAIGNAPWPIGVTMVGIHARTGREKIFSKHVAHVLNDETQRKYIQGLKRLMTICQKHFTTVPSKCVEYNAL